In one window of Schistosoma haematobium chromosome 5, whole genome shotgun sequence DNA:
- the MAN2A1_1 gene encoding Alpha-mannosidase 2, variant 2 (EggNog:ENOG410V9UI~COG:G) translates to MRLRLVRSLYIILLCTVFALYITMQYYSESREKNLLTLKNTLEDFREKPKGVLSMPWLADIPAGQQWSTDKPTPDSRGIHSQLPTNKLKATIDFGKSKHLNIETFQAPVCPKIDNDYSVNTTYQVR, encoded by the exons ATGAGGCTTAGACTTGTACGAAGtttgtatattattttgttATGCACTGTTTTTGCACTCTACATCACAATGCAATATTATTCTGAATCAAGAGAGAAAAATCTATTGACGCTAAAAAATACATTAGAAGATTTCCGTGAAAAACCAAAAGGTGTACTATCAATGCCTTGGCTCGCCGATATTCCAGCTGGTCAACAATG gTCTACTGATAAGCCAACACCGGATTCGAGAGGTATTCATTCCCAATTACCTACCAATAAATTGAAGGCAACAATTGATTTTGGCAAGAGTAAACATTTAAACATTGAAACATTTCAAGCTCCAGTATGTCCTAAAATTGACAATGATTATTCAGTAAATACAACATATCAAGTGAGATAA